The following proteins are encoded in a genomic region of Numenius arquata chromosome 28, bNumArq3.hap1.1, whole genome shotgun sequence:
- the LOC141476154 gene encoding zinc finger protein RFP-like, whose product MATWSPTESLQSEASCSICLGFFQEPVSIHCGHNFCRGCIARCWEGLEAPFSCPQCRQTAPQKSFRPSRELAKIAEIAGRLSLEAGGRGGGWGWEKVCRQHQEVLKLFCKEDLQPICVVCDRSRAHRFHPVVPVEEAAQEYKEEIQARLQALKEEREKYLESRKTGARKSSYLEKTKSEGKKIVCEFQQLHQFLKDQERLLLTQLADLDRAITRLQEEAVAKVSEEMSHLDTLIWEMEGKFQQPAGQFLQDIRRLLTSCETMKFNPPVEISPHLERRLEEFVQRNLLVRGTLRKCQDSLMFKLQEPTNVTLDPSTAHPNLLLSEDGKQARGQLRQQDLPDNPERFDFEPCVLGREGFASGRHFWEVEVGPGGVWALGVARASVKRKGALSFTPKEGVWALEAYHSLTSPRANLRLNPLPRRLRVSLDYEAGRVAFFSPEDDVPILVYSRASFNGERVFPWFKMGMGTRLQEITQSPPSEDQSMAGQLMSPLDWVGFRFPLRICPGDVRP is encoded by the exons ATGGCTACCTGGAGCCCCACGGAAAGCCTGCAGAGCGAAGCctcctgctccatctgcctgggCTTCTTCCAAGAGCCCGTCTCCATCCACTGCGGCCACAACTTCTGCCGGGGTTGCATCGCCCgctgctgggaagggctggaggcacctttctcctgcccccagtgccgGCAGACGGCCCCACAGAAGAGTTTCCGTCCCAGCAGAGAGCTGGCAAAAATTGCCGAAATCGCCGGGCGGCTCAGCCTGGaggcgggaggaagaggaggaggatggggatgggagaagGTGTGTAGGCAGCACCAGGAGGTTCTGAAGCTCTTCTGCAAGGAGGACCTGCAGCCCATCTGCGTGGTCTGCGACAGGTCCCGGGCTCACCGCTTCCACCCCGTGGTCCCcgtggaagaagctgcccaggaaTATAAG gaAGAAATCCAGGCTCGCCTGCAGGCTTTGAAGGAGGAGCGAGAAAAATACCTGGAAAGCAGAAAAACCGGAGCGAGGAAGAGCTCCTACCTG GAGAAAACCAAAAGTGAAGGGAAGAAGATAGTGTGTGAGTTCCAGCAGTTGCATCAGTTTTTGAAGGACCAAGAGCGCCTCCTCCTGACCCAGCTGGCAGACTTGGACAGGGCCATCACCAGGCTCCAGGAGGAAGCGGTGGCCAAGGTCTCAGAGGAGATGTCCCACCTCGACACCCTCatctgggagatggaggggaagTTCCAGCAGCCGGCCGGCCAATTCCTGCAG GACATCAGAAGACTCTTGACTAG TTGCGAGACCATGAAGTTCAACCCTCCGGTGGAGATCTCCCCCCACCTGGAGAGAAGGCTGGAGGAGTTTGTGCAGAGAAACCTCCTGGTGAGGGGCACGCTGAGGAAATGCCAAG aCAGCCTGATGTTTAAACTGCAGGAGCCGA ccaACGTGACCTTGGACCCCTCCACGGCTCACCCCAACCTTCTCCTCTCCGAGGACGGAAAACAAGCCAGGGGCCAGCTGAGACAGCAGGACCTGCCGGACAACCCGGAGAGATTTGACTTCGAGCCCTGCGTGTTGGGCCGCGAGGGCTTCGCCTCGGGGAGGCATTTCTGGGAGGTGGAGGTGGGGCCGGGGGGCGTCTGGGCCCTGGGGGTGGCCCGAGCCTCGGTCAAGAGGAAGGGAGCCCTGAGCTTCACCCCCAAGGAAGGGGTCTGGGCGCTGGAGGCTTATCACTCCCTCACGTCCCCCCGCGCCAACCTGCGCCTGAACCCCCTTCCCAGGAGGCTACGGGTCTCCTTGGACTACGAAGCGGGGCGGGTGGCCTTCTTCAGCCCGGAGGACGACGTTCCCATCTTGGTTTACTCCAGAGCCTCCTTCAACGGGGAGAGGGTCTTCCCCTGGTTcaagatggggatggggactcGTTTGCAAGAAATCACCCAAAGCCCACCCTCGGAGGACCAGTCCATGGCCGGGCAGCTCATGTCCCCTCTGGACTGGGTAGGGTTCAGGTTTCCCCTCCGGATCTGCCCTGGAGATGTCCGTCCATGA
- the LOC141476142 gene encoding LOW QUALITY PROTEIN: E3 ubiquitin-protein ligase TRIM39-like (The sequence of the model RefSeq protein was modified relative to this genomic sequence to represent the inferred CDS: substituted 1 base at 1 genomic stop codon), which produces MAARTPVEILRDEACCSICLEIFQDPVSIHCGHSFCRSCITQSWEGLTTNFSCPQCGETGAQKSLRPNRELANIAEAAKRMNLQPDREVEGRENFCEEHQEPLKLFCKDDRRLICVVCDRSKRKTLSHSLDISPELEKKFSDFTEKNSSINELLEKFQAQMTLDPETANPRLYLSEDCKLVWWEHREQDLPSNQGRFKVHPCVLGSRGFTSGWHCWDVEVHREGFWAIGVAKESIPRDRQLFLKPDEGIWALRYNGCGYVALTSPDLTPLTLRSVPKRIXIWLDYEEGRVVFSDAESKERIFAFPPASFQGERVFPWFMLKGDAQLKLLP; this is translated from the exons atggcagccaggaCGCCTGTGGAAATCCTCCGggatgaagcctgctgctccatctgcctggaaatattccaggaccccGTGTCCATCCACTGCGGGCACAGCTTTTGCCGGTCATGCATCACTCAgagctgggaaggactgaccaccaacttctcctgcccccagtgcgGGGAGACAGGGGCCCAGAAGAGCCTCCGCCCCAACAGGGAGTTGGCCAACATCGCTGAAGCAGCCAAGAGAATGAACCTGCAACCggacagagaggtggaaggaagggagaaCTTCTGTGAGGAGcaccaggaacccctgaagctcttctgcaaaGACGACAGAAGGCTTATCTGCGTGGTGTGTGACAGGTCCAAG aggaaaacgctctcccactccctcgatatttccccggagctggaaaagaaattctctgatttCACCGAGAAGAACTCATCCATCAATGAACTTCTGGAGAAATTCCAAG cacagatgacGCTGGACCCGGAGACGGCCAACCCCAGGCTTTATCTCTCAGAAGACTGCAAGCTCGTGTGGTGGGAACACCGTGAGCAGGACCTGCCCTccaaccaggggaggttcaaAGTTCATCCTTGTGTGCTGGGCTCAAGGGGCTTCACATCGGGGTGGCACTGCTGGGACGTGGAGGTCCACAGAGAAGGCTTTTGGGCCATcggggtggccaaggagtcgaTTCCAAGGGACCGTCAGTTGTTCCTGAAGCCCGATGAGGGGATATGGGCTCTGCGTTATAACGGATGTGGGTACGTGGCTCTGACCTCTCCTGATCTCACCCCCTTGACTCTACGCAGTGTCCCCAAGCGGATATGAATCTGGTTGGACTATGAGgaagggagggtggtgttttCTGATGCTGAGAGCAAAGAACGGATCTTTGCTTTTCCGCCGGCgtctttccaaggggagagagtcttcccgTGGTTCATGTTGAAGGGGGATGCTCAACTCAAACTTCTTCCCTAA
- the LOC141476143 gene encoding E3 ubiquitin-protein ligase TRIM39-like — MDSLPPLSKTPKGRETGAQKTLRPNWELAKARTPVEILRDEACCSICLEIFQDPVSIHCGHSFCRSCITQSWEGLTTNFSCPQCRETGAQKSLRPNWELANIAEAAKRLNLQRDREVEGGENFWDFFLSSQKHIETQLHHLKSEHEALQSSVKDRQDRMEDHTRETLSHSLDISPELEKKFSDFTEKNSSIKELLEKFQAQMTLDPETANAGLYLSEDCKLMWWERCEHDVPSNPERFTLDPFVLGSRGFTSGWHCWDVEVNREGIWGIGVAKESVPRDRRLCLKPDEGIWALCHNRNGYMALTSPCATSLTLSSVPKRIRICLDYEEGRVVFFDAETKERIFAFPPASFQGERVFPWFMVIWDAQLKLLP, encoded by the exons ATGGACAGCTTGCCCCCTCTCTCCAAGACCCCAAAGGGCAGGGAGACGGGGGCCCAGAAGACCCTCCGTCCCAACTGGGAGTTGGCCAAAG ccaggaCGCCTGTGGAAATCCTGCGggatgaagcctgctgctccatctgcctggaaatattccaggaccccGTGTCCATCCACTGTGGGCACAGCTTTTGCCGGTCGTGCATCACTCAgagctgggaaggactgaccaccaacttctcctgcccccagtgcagggagaCGGGGGCCCAGAAGAGCCTCCGACCCAACTGGGAGTTGGCCAACATCGCTGAAGCAGCCAAGAGATTGAACCTGCAACGggacagagaggtggaaggaggggagaacttCT gggacttctttctttcctctcagaaacacattGAGACCCAACTGCACCATCTGAAATCAGAGCACGAGGCGCTTCAATCTTCCGTGAAGGACAGACAAGACCGAATGGAGgaccacact agggaaacgctctcccactccctcgatatttccccggagctggaaaagaaattctctgatttCACCGAGAAGAACTCATCCATCAAGGAACTTCTGGAGAAATTCCAAG cacagatgacGCTGGACCCGGAGACGGCCAATGCTGGTCTTTATCTCTCGGAAGACTGCAAGCTCATGTGGTGGGAACGCTGTGAGCATGACGTGCCCTCCAACCCGGAGAGGTTTACATTAGATCCCTTTGTGCTGGGCTCACGGGGGTTCACATCGGGGTGGCACTGCTGGGACGTGGAGGTCAATCGAGAAGGTATTTGGGGCATCGGTGTGGCCAAGGAGTCGGTTCCAAGGGACCGTCGGTTGTGCCTGAAGCCCGATGAGGGGATATGGGCTCTGTGTCATAACCGAAATGGGTACATGGCTCTGACCTCTCCTTGTGCCACCTCCTTGACTCTAAGCAGTGTCCCCAAGCGGATACGAATCTGCTTGGACTATGAGgaagggagggtggtgttttttgaTGCCGAGACCAAAGAACGGATCTTTGCTTTTCCGCCGGCgtctttccaaggggagagagtcttcccgTGGTTCATGGTGATCTGGGATGCTCAACTCAAACTTCTTCCCtaa